In Thermococcus thioreducens, a genomic segment contains:
- a CDS encoding HEPN domain-containing protein: MLSIKRAEEWLEEARKNLAYGSYRTSLMASYMAMFHAARAILFRDGWREKSHYCIARYLEEFYVKSGKLEEHWVELLDRMRELRHEDQYDIVYEPDEEEVEEAINIAKEFLLLMRKLLEEKA, from the coding sequence TTGTTGAGCATTAAACGCGCCGAGGAGTGGCTTGAAGAGGCTAGGAAGAACCTCGCCTATGGTTCATACCGAACGTCCCTTATGGCGTCATACATGGCCATGTTCCATGCCGCCAGGGCGATTCTCTTCCGTGACGGTTGGCGTGAGAAAAGCCACTACTGCATCGCCCGTTATCTGGAAGAATTCTACGTTAAAAGCGGAAAGCTGGAAGAACATTGGGTTGAACTTTTGGACAGGATGAGGGAGTTGAGGCACGAAGACCAGTACGACATAGTCTATGAACCTGATGAGGAAGAGGTCGAAGAGGCAATCAACATCGCGAAAGAGTTTCTGTTGCTCATGAGAAAACTCCTGGAGGAAAAAGCATGA
- a CDS encoding nucleotidyltransferase domain-containing protein, whose protein sequence is MHELMSTPERIRILRYALERPRVGVEETARATGLSKGLVSKTLRLLVDHGMAEKSGRGFRILNVPKTRELKRFINFLFLSEKLEPLKDEWIRALGIYGSFATGENIPESDLDVWIFVEKPSIARSASLKRKIEKATGREVNLLLLTPERVRKIRADDPVFYYSLAYGSMVIWGEGLERIQGMHRKESTKKGSPIRGERIVEH, encoded by the coding sequence ATGCATGAGCTGATGTCAACTCCTGAGAGAATCAGGATTCTCAGGTACGCACTTGAGCGTCCCCGGGTGGGTGTTGAAGAAACCGCCAGGGCAACGGGTCTAAGTAAAGGACTCGTTTCCAAAACCCTCCGCCTTCTTGTGGATCATGGCATGGCCGAGAAGTCCGGCAGGGGTTTCAGGATACTAAACGTTCCTAAGACGAGGGAGCTTAAAAGGTTCATCAACTTCCTGTTCCTCTCTGAAAAGCTGGAACCCCTAAAAGACGAGTGGATTAGGGCCCTTGGAATATACGGGAGCTTTGCAACCGGAGAAAACATCCCCGAAAGCGACCTTGACGTTTGGATCTTCGTTGAAAAGCCAAGCATAGCCAGATCCGCTTCCTTAAAGAGAAAGATAGAAAAAGCAACCGGCAGGGAGGTTAACCTCCTTCTTCTCACTCCAGAGAGGGTCAGAAAAATTAGAGCCGACGATCCAGTCTTCTATTATTCACTTGCATACGGCTCGATGGTGATATGGGGTGAGGGGCTTGAACGGATTCAAGGGATGCATCGAAAAGAATCTACTAAGAAGGGTTCTCCCATCAGAGGAGAAAGGATTGTTGAGCATTAA
- a CDS encoding DNA-3-methyladenine glycosylase family protein, with protein sequence MAEIDLRKTAGEMIRNGTWKFENGIFCQAFERGIAGYDGESFIFPDSWSRRERKEAKKKLIFILGLDTDLDSFYVEISDSPFAFLIDEFYGLTVPAAPSPYQALVETIAQQQVSFDFAQRAIENLVELAGRQVEDLRAFPSPERIASLSEDELKRAKLGYRAAYIKSLTELYLAGKLDLELWDWGVNEAIRYLTEFRGIGKWSAELFLAYGLRKNVYPAGDLGLRRGIAKIFGRSLKEVKEKDVREVIEPYGKWKGLLAFYILCYDRKTEMERKKK encoded by the coding sequence ATGGCTGAGATTGACCTGAGGAAGACCGCGGGCGAGATGATACGCAACGGAACATGGAAGTTCGAGAACGGCATTTTCTGCCAGGCCTTTGAGAGAGGTATAGCTGGCTACGATGGGGAGAGCTTTATCTTTCCTGACTCCTGGAGCCGGCGGGAGAGAAAGGAAGCTAAGAAGAAGCTCATCTTCATACTCGGCCTTGATACCGACCTTGATTCCTTCTACGTCGAGATAAGCGATTCGCCCTTTGCCTTCCTCATAGACGAGTTCTACGGTCTGACCGTTCCTGCCGCCCCGAGCCCGTACCAGGCGTTGGTTGAGACGATAGCCCAGCAGCAGGTCAGCTTCGATTTCGCCCAGAGGGCCATAGAGAACCTCGTGGAGCTCGCAGGCAGGCAGGTGGAGGATTTACGCGCATTCCCCTCCCCCGAAAGGATAGCGTCCCTGAGCGAGGATGAGCTGAAAAGGGCCAAGCTCGGCTATCGCGCCGCTTACATAAAGTCCCTGACGGAGCTTTACCTTGCCGGAAAGCTCGACCTCGAACTCTGGGACTGGGGCGTTAATGAGGCTATCAGGTACCTCACAGAGTTCCGGGGCATAGGGAAGTGGAGCGCCGAGCTCTTCCTCGCGTATGGCCTCAGAAAGAACGTCTACCCTGCCGGAGACCTCGGGCTGAGGCGCGGGATAGCAAAGATTTTTGGGAGGAGCCTTAAAGAGGTTAAGGAGAAAGACGTCCGCGAGGTCATTGAACCCTACGGGAAGTGGAAGGGGCTTCTGGCATTTTACATCCTCTGCTACGACAGGAAGACCGAGATGGAGAGGAAGAAGAAATGA
- a CDS encoding NfeD family protein, translating to MKSRVAMVAVVLLFVLLFQPAVHGQEKVVYVAKVDGMITGYTVDQFDRYISEAERNNAEAIIIELNTPGGRGDAMQAIVTRIQNARVPVIIYVYPSGGMAASAGTYIALSSHLIAMSPGTVIGACRPILGYGQNGSIVEAPPKITNFYIAYLRELARMSGRNETLAEEFITQDRSVTPEEALKYGVIEIIATNVNELLQKADGMETKIPVEGKGRVTLHLKDAEVVYIEPSFRDTVVKYITDPTIAYLLLNLGFIGLIFGFLTPGWHVPETIGAIMLVLGLIGLGYFGYKSAGLVLIVLAMIFFIAEALTPTFGLFTVAGVATFIIGGIMLFSGAGGEYLVTGETYTLLRIAIIATAVLLGLFFLFGMAAVVRAQKKKPKSGREELVGAVGKVVEELDPEGVIKVRGELWKAVSRNGARVAVGEEVRVVEVRGLALIVEKIGERRED from the coding sequence ATGAAGTCCAGGGTTGCGATGGTTGCAGTCGTTCTTCTTTTCGTCCTGCTTTTCCAGCCGGCAGTCCACGGCCAGGAAAAGGTGGTCTATGTCGCAAAGGTAGACGGCATGATAACCGGATATACCGTTGACCAGTTCGACAGATACATCAGCGAAGCGGAGAGGAACAACGCGGAAGCTATAATAATAGAGCTCAACACCCCCGGCGGCAGGGGCGACGCAATGCAGGCCATCGTTACGAGGATTCAGAATGCAAGGGTTCCCGTCATAATCTACGTCTACCCCTCGGGTGGAATGGCAGCATCAGCGGGCACTTACATAGCACTGAGCTCCCATCTGATAGCAATGAGCCCCGGTACAGTGATAGGCGCCTGCAGGCCGATACTCGGCTACGGTCAGAACGGGAGCATCGTCGAGGCACCGCCAAAGATCACGAACTTCTACATAGCGTACCTTCGCGAGCTGGCCAGGATGAGCGGCAGAAACGAGACGCTGGCGGAGGAATTCATAACACAGGACAGAAGCGTCACTCCCGAGGAAGCCCTGAAATACGGCGTTATTGAGATCATCGCAACGAACGTTAACGAACTCCTCCAGAAGGCCGACGGAATGGAGACCAAAATTCCAGTTGAGGGGAAGGGGAGAGTAACCCTGCACCTGAAGGACGCGGAGGTCGTGTACATTGAGCCATCTTTCAGGGACACGGTCGTTAAGTACATAACAGACCCGACGATAGCGTATCTCCTCCTTAACCTTGGATTCATTGGCCTGATATTTGGCTTCCTCACGCCCGGCTGGCACGTCCCCGAGACAATAGGTGCAATAATGCTTGTCCTCGGCCTCATAGGACTCGGATACTTTGGATACAAGAGTGCAGGACTCGTTCTTATAGTCCTTGCGATGATATTCTTCATCGCCGAGGCGCTGACGCCGACCTTCGGCCTGTTCACCGTGGCAGGAGTGGCGACCTTCATCATCGGGGGCATAATGCTCTTCAGTGGAGCGGGAGGTGAATACCTGGTGACTGGGGAAACCTACACCCTCCTGAGGATCGCAATAATCGCCACGGCGGTTCTCCTCGGCCTGTTCTTCCTGTTTGGAATGGCCGCCGTGGTCAGGGCCCAGAAGAAAAAGCCCAAATCCGGAAGGGAAGAGCTCGTTGGCGCGGTCGGCAAAGTCGTCGAGGAGCTTGATCCGGAGGGCGTCATAAAGGTGCGCGGGGAGCTGTGGAAGGCCGTGAGCAGGAACGGGGCCCGCGTGGCCGTCGGGGAGGAGGTCAGGGTTGTTGAAGTCAGAGGGCTTGCCCTTATTGTAGAAAAAATTGGAGAAAGGAGGGAGGACTAA
- a CDS encoding slipin family protein: MALVTTTNVVLGIVLLFVLIILATAIKIVKEYERAVIFRLGRIVGARGPGLFFIIPIFEKAVIVDLRTRVLDVPVQETITKDNVPVRVNAVVYFRVIDPIKAVTQVANYIMATSQIAQTTLRSVIGQAHLDELLSEREKLNLQLQKIIDEATDPWGIKVSTVEIKDVELPSGMQRAMARQAEAERERRARITLAEAERQAAEKLRDAAEIVSQHPMALQLRTLQTISDVAGDRSNVIILPLPMEMLKLFRSFADTAEVVKLKLEKEVAEKLENEAREKRE; encoded by the coding sequence ATGGCTCTTGTAACGACTACCAACGTGGTTCTTGGGATAGTTTTGCTGTTTGTTTTGATTATACTGGCGACGGCCATAAAGATAGTCAAGGAGTACGAGAGGGCGGTGATATTCCGCCTCGGAAGAATAGTCGGGGCAAGGGGTCCCGGACTGTTCTTCATAATCCCGATATTCGAAAAGGCCGTGATAGTTGACCTCCGTACCAGGGTCCTGGACGTGCCCGTCCAGGAGACCATAACCAAAGACAACGTTCCGGTAAGGGTCAACGCGGTTGTGTATTTCAGGGTAATAGACCCAATAAAGGCGGTGACCCAGGTGGCCAACTACATTATGGCCACGAGTCAGATAGCACAGACCACCCTCAGGAGCGTCATCGGTCAGGCACACCTCGATGAACTCCTCAGCGAGCGCGAAAAGCTCAACCTACAGCTCCAGAAGATTATAGACGAGGCAACCGATCCGTGGGGAATAAAGGTCAGCACGGTCGAGATCAAGGACGTCGAATTGCCGAGCGGAATGCAAAGGGCGATGGCGAGGCAGGCGGAGGCCGAGCGTGAGAGGCGTGCAAGGATAACCCTGGCTGAGGCAGAGAGGCAGGCCGCCGAGAAGCTCCGCGACGCCGCCGAGATAGTGTCCCAGCACCCAATGGCCCTCCAGCTCAGGACGCTCCAGACGATAAGCGATGTCGCCGGAGACCGGAGCAACGTTATAATCCTCCCGCTCCCGATGGAGATGCTGAAGCTCTTCCGGAGCTTTGCTGACACCGCAGAGGTCGTCAAACTGAAACTGGAAAAAGAGGTTGCAGAAAAGCTTGAGAATGAAGCGCGGGAGAAGCGGGAGTAG
- the minD gene encoding cell division ATPase MinD, giving the protein MEGRSIVFASGKGGTGKTTTVANLGVALAQFGKEVILLDADITMANLSLVLGMEDIPITLHDVLAGEADLKDAIYEGPAGVKVIPGGLSLEKIKKAKPEKLRQLIREIGQMADFVLIDAPAGLEMTSVTALLIGKELIIVTNPEISAITDSLKTKLIAEKLGTLPLGAILNRVTNEKTELTQEEIEAILEVPVLAMIPEDPEVKRASAYGVPLVIKNPTSPAAIAIKQLAAKLAGIKWQAPEPESPIKRVFKALFGGKR; this is encoded by the coding sequence TTGGAGGGTCGCTCAATTGTTTTTGCATCGGGAAAAGGTGGAACTGGTAAAACAACAACGGTTGCCAATCTGGGTGTCGCCCTGGCCCAGTTTGGAAAGGAGGTCATCCTGCTGGATGCCGATATAACAATGGCAAACCTCAGCTTAGTCCTTGGTATGGAGGACATTCCAATAACACTCCACGATGTCCTGGCAGGGGAGGCAGACCTCAAGGACGCCATCTACGAAGGTCCCGCGGGAGTCAAGGTAATCCCCGGTGGATTGAGTCTTGAAAAGATTAAAAAGGCCAAGCCAGAGAAGCTCAGACAGCTGATCAGGGAAATCGGACAGATGGCAGACTTTGTCCTCATCGATGCTCCGGCAGGCCTTGAGATGACATCGGTTACGGCGCTTCTTATAGGCAAGGAGTTGATAATAGTTACTAACCCTGAGATTTCGGCCATAACTGACAGTCTCAAGACCAAGCTCATCGCAGAGAAGCTCGGAACCCTTCCGCTTGGAGCCATACTCAACAGGGTTACCAACGAGAAGACTGAGCTGACCCAGGAGGAGATAGAGGCAATCCTTGAGGTGCCCGTCCTCGCGATGATACCCGAGGATCCCGAGGTAAAAAGAGCGAGTGCCTACGGTGTACCGCTCGTCATAAAGAACCCGACGAGTCCGGCGGCCATAGCTATCAAGCAGCTCGCGGCCAAGCTCGCAGGAATTAAGTGGCAGGCGCCCGAACCGGAGAGCCCGATTAAGAGGGTCTTCAAAGCGCTGTTTGGAGGGAAGAGGTAA
- a CDS encoding AMP phosphorylase, giving the protein MKAKVRILDMYSGRYSVFINEKEAKKAKLHPDDLVKIEAGKKTVYGSVVVSNLVKEGEIGISRDILQLHSFSEGEAVMVTPSGTPESVRYIKKKMHGEKLRKVEIEAIIKDIVDRKLRDIEISSFVTSLEINGLDMDEIAALTIAMAETGDMLDIDRKPIMDVHSIGGVPGNKTNILVVPIVAAAGLTIPKTSSRAITSAAGTADVVEVFAEVSFSLDEIKRIVEKIGACMVWGGALNLAPADDITIKAERALSIDPTGLMLASIMSKKYAMGSQYVLIDIPTGKGVKVETVDQARALSRDFIELGRRLGQYVEVAITYGGQPIGHTVGPALEAREALSALMTGRGPGSLIEKATGLAGILLEMGGVAPAGMGKKMAREILESGKAWDKMKEIIEEQGGNPDIKPEEIPVGDKTYTFTAPTSGYITGIDNRAITGIARAAGAPEDKGAGIELYVKVGEKVKEGDPLFTIRAESEARLDQAIVFARRTEPIRIEGMVLQRIGNI; this is encoded by the coding sequence ATGAAGGCCAAGGTCAGGATACTTGATATGTACAGCGGGAGGTATTCCGTTTTCATCAACGAGAAGGAAGCCAAAAAGGCCAAGCTACACCCGGACGACCTCGTGAAGATTGAAGCAGGCAAAAAGACAGTTTATGGCAGTGTCGTTGTTAGCAATCTCGTAAAGGAGGGCGAAATCGGAATAAGCAGGGACATTCTCCAGCTCCACAGTTTCTCTGAAGGAGAAGCTGTCATGGTAACACCCAGTGGTACCCCAGAAAGCGTCCGCTATATCAAAAAGAAGATGCACGGAGAGAAGCTCAGAAAGGTGGAGATAGAGGCGATAATCAAGGACATTGTGGACAGAAAGCTCCGCGATATCGAGATAAGCTCCTTTGTAACGTCGCTGGAGATAAACGGCCTTGATATGGATGAGATAGCCGCTTTGACGATAGCAATGGCCGAAACCGGTGACATGCTGGACATAGACAGGAAGCCGATAATGGATGTCCACAGCATCGGCGGCGTTCCCGGAAACAAGACCAACATACTCGTCGTGCCCATCGTTGCAGCTGCAGGATTGACGATACCAAAGACCAGCTCAAGGGCGATAACCAGCGCCGCCGGAACTGCGGATGTTGTCGAGGTTTTTGCAGAGGTCAGCTTCTCCCTCGACGAGATAAAACGTATAGTGGAAAAGATAGGCGCCTGTATGGTCTGGGGCGGAGCTCTGAACCTAGCTCCAGCGGACGATATAACCATCAAGGCCGAGCGCGCCCTGAGCATCGACCCGACCGGCCTCATGCTCGCCAGTATAATGTCAAAGAAGTACGCAATGGGAAGCCAGTACGTGCTCATCGATATCCCGACGGGCAAAGGTGTCAAAGTTGAGACCGTGGACCAAGCCAGGGCACTCTCCAGGGACTTCATAGAACTCGGCAGAAGACTCGGCCAGTACGTGGAGGTGGCCATAACCTACGGCGGCCAGCCGATAGGCCACACCGTTGGCCCGGCACTAGAAGCCAGAGAGGCTCTTTCGGCACTCATGACTGGCAGAGGGCCCGGAAGCCTGATAGAGAAGGCTACTGGTCTCGCAGGCATTCTCCTTGAGATGGGAGGAGTCGCTCCCGCAGGGATGGGCAAGAAAATGGCGAGAGAGATACTTGAGAGCGGAAAGGCCTGGGATAAGATGAAAGAAATCATAGAGGAACAGGGAGGAAACCCCGATATTAAGCCGGAAGAGATACCCGTTGGGGATAAAACATACACATTCACTGCACCAACCAGCGGTTATATAACAGGGATAGACAACAGGGCAATCACAGGAATAGCCAGAGCCGCCGGTGCCCCCGAAGACAAGGGAGCCGGAATAGAGCTCTACGTCAAGGTTGGAGAAAAGGTCAAAGAGGGCGATCCCCTATTCACGATACGCGCCGAGAGTGAAGCGAGGCTCGACCAGGCGATAGTCTTCGCAAGGAGAACTGAGCCGATAAGAATAGAGGGAATGGTCCTCCAGAGGATAGGGAACATCTGA
- a CDS encoding DUF2095 family protein — translation MDEKKKRAIDEFAWQEYDRDEFEEKFPALARELEEEGVPIAGYRTSEKKAIAEEDEMQDFSGYNPTVIDFLRRCETDDEALEIINWMEEHGEITHEMAKELRITLVQKGVRAFGSKKEWGWYERHRKRE, via the coding sequence ATGGACGAAAAGAAAAAGAGAGCTATAGACGAGTTTGCCTGGCAGGAGTACGACAGGGACGAGTTTGAGGAGAAGTTTCCGGCTCTGGCAAGGGAGCTTGAGGAAGAGGGCGTTCCGATAGCAGGGTACAGGACGAGTGAGAAAAAGGCAATCGCGGAAGAGGATGAGATGCAGGACTTCTCAGGTTACAATCCAACGGTCATAGACTTCCTCAGGAGATGCGAAACGGACGACGAGGCTCTTGAGATAATCAACTGGATGGAGGAGCACGGTGAGATAACCCACGAGATGGCCAAGGAGCTCCGTATAACCCTCGTCCAGAAGGGTGTGAGGGCTTTCGGTTCTAAAAAGGAGTGGGGATGGTATGAGAGGCACAGAAAAAGGGAATGA
- a CDS encoding GIY-YIG nuclease family protein, which translates to MKGAYFLVIHLPEEREITTKGRRFVLRKGYYVYVGSAMNSLEKRVARHFRKDKKLHWHIDFLLRDAELLRAYMIPSGKRLEEKLSAEVSRHGEAVKGFGASDVGVETNLYRFEEEPDAVLVGILENLRLKWKRIKSEREAIEFGGKNEA; encoded by the coding sequence ATGAAGGGTGCGTACTTCCTCGTTATCCACCTGCCGGAAGAGAGGGAGATAACCACAAAGGGCAGGAGATTCGTTTTAAGAAAAGGATACTACGTTTATGTCGGCTCCGCCATGAACTCCCTTGAGAAGCGGGTCGCCAGGCACTTCAGGAAAGACAAAAAGCTCCACTGGCACATAGACTTCCTCCTGAGAGATGCAGAACTCCTGAGGGCGTACATGATCCCCAGCGGGAAGAGACTAGAGGAAAAGCTCTCCGCTGAGGTCTCCAGGCACGGAGAGGCCGTGAAAGGCTTCGGTGCGAGCGACGTTGGGGTGGAGACGAACCTCTACAGATTCGAGGAAGAGCCGGACGCAGTTCTGGTTGGGATACTCGAAAATCTCCGTCTGAAATGGAAAAGGATTAAAAGCGAGAGGGAAGCTATAGAATTCGGTGGAAAAAATGAAGCTTGA